A region from the Pelobates fuscus isolate aPelFus1 chromosome 1, aPelFus1.pri, whole genome shotgun sequence genome encodes:
- the STRIP1 gene encoding striatin-interacting protein 1, giving the protein MEASGLTVNNKMRTGVGGVTVGSPQPGKGREYNRNQRKDSEGYSESPDLEFVYADADKWAAELSELYSYTEGPEFLLNRKCFEEDFRLHVPDKKWTELDISQQRAHTMRLLDALEVTAREKRLRVARAILYVAQGTFGDCTSETEVQTWVRHNIFLLLEAGAFNALVELLNMEVENSAACSNAVRKPAISLADSTDLRVLLNIMYLMVDTLREEGEGDSAEWKAMRQTFRSELGSPLYNSEPFAVMLFGMVTKFCSGHAPHFPMKKVLLLLWKTVLCTLGGFEELLELKSQKREMLGLPPLPEDSIKVIRNMRAASPPASASDLIEQQQRRGRREHKALIKQDNLDAFNERDPYKTDDSRDEEEENDEDNSLEGEPFPLEREEVMPPAVTNPSTDRLAFPKGLPWAPKVREKDIEIFLESSRSKFIGYTLGSDTDTVVGLPRPIHESIRTLKLHKYTSIAEVQIRLEEEFLRCPLSGGEEEVEQVSAEILYQGLLPSLPQYMIALLKILLAAAPTSKAKTDSINILADVLPEEMPTTVLQSMKLGVDVNRHKEIIVKAISAVLLLLLKHFKLNHVYQMEYMAQHLVFANCIPLILKFFNQNIMSYITAKNSISVLDYPYSVVHELPELTAESLEAGDNNRFCWRNLFSCINLLRILNKLTKWKHSRTMMLVVFKSAPILKRALKVKQAMMQLYVLKLLKVQTKYLGRQWRKSNMKTMSAIYQKVRHRLNDDWAYGNDLDARPWDFQAEECALRANIERFNSRRYDRTHRNPDFLPVDNCLQSVLGQRVDLPEDFQMNYDLWLEREVFSKPISWEELLQ; this is encoded by the exons ATGGAGGCCTCCGGTCTGACGGTGAATAACAAGATGAGGACGGGAGTTGGGGGTGTTACAGTTGGAAGTCCCCAACCTGGCAAAGGGCGAGAGTATAACCGCAATCAACGCAAAGACTCGGAG GGTTACTCGGAGTCACCAGATCTTGAATTTGTGTATGCTGATGCGGACAAATGGGCTGCAGAACTATCAG AgctgtacagttacacagagggTCCAGAATTCCTGCTGAACAGGAAATGCTTTGAAGAGGATTTCAGATTACATG TTCCTGATAAGAAATGGACAGAGCTAGACATATCTCAGCAGCGTGCACACACCATGCGTCTCCTGGATGCACTAGAAGTCACGGCAAGAGAGAAGAGACTTAGGGTGGCTCGGGCTATTCTCTATGTAGCACAAG gTACTTTTGGGGACTGTACCTCAGAAACTGAAGTTCAGACATGGGTACGACATAACATCTTTCTTTTGCTGGAAGCTGGCGCATTCAATGCTCTCgtagaacttctaaacatggaaGTAGA AAACAGTGCAGCTTGCAGTAATGCAGTGAGGAAACCTGCTATTTCATTAGCTGACAGCACAGACTTGCG AGTTCTGTTGAACATTATGTACCTGATGGTGGACACTTTGCGTGAAGAGGGAGAAGGGGACAGTGCAGAGTGGAAAGCCATGAGGCAGACGTTCCGCTCAGAACTAG GGTCCCCCCTGTACAACAGTGAACCCTTTGCTGTGATGCTCTTTGGTATGGTTACAAAGTTCTGCAGTGGCCATGCTCCTCACTTTCCCATGAAGAaagtgttactactcctgtgGAAAACTGTGTTG TGCACCCTTGGTGGCTTTGAAGAGCTGCTGGAGTTGAAATCTCAAAAGCGAGAGATGCTGGGCCTTCCACCACTTCCTGAAGACAGTATTAAAGTAATTCGGAATATGAGAGCTGCATCCCCTCCAGCATCTGCATCTGACTTAATTGAACAGCAACAAAGGAGAGGTCGGCGGGAGCATAAG GCCCTCATTAAGCAGGATAACCTTGATGCTTTTAATGAGCGAGACCCGTACAAAACAGATGATTCTCGtgatgaagaagaagaaaatgatGAAGATAACAGTCTTGAGGGGGAACCTTTTCCTTTGGAGAGGGAAGAGGTTATGCCTCCAGCAGTAACAAATCCTTCCACTGATCGTTTAGCATTCCCAAAAGGTTTACCTTGGGCACCCAAAGTTAG GGAGAaagatattgaaatatttttggaATCCAGTCGTAGTAAATTCATTGGGTACACTCTGGGCAG TGACACTGACACAGTGGTTGGGCTACCACGTCCCATTCATGAAAGTATTCGCACCCTAAAGTTG CACAAATACACGTCTATTGCAGAGGTTCAAATAAGGCTAGAAGAAGAATTCTTAAGATGTCCTCTGTCTGgg GGAGAAGAGGAGGTAGAGCAAGTTTCTGCAGAAATACTGTACCAAGGACTCCTTCCTAGTCTGCCCCAGTATATG ATTGCCTTACTGAAGATCCTGCTTGCTGCAGCTCCTACCTCCAAAGCCAAAACAGATTCCATTAATATTCTGGCAGATGTGCTACCTGAAGAAATGCC GACCACAGTACTGCAAAGCATGAAACTTGGAGTAGACGTAAATCGGCACAAAGAGATTATTGTTAAAGCAATTTCTGCCGTGCTGCTTTTGTTGCTGAAACACTTCAAACTAAATCATGTTTATCAg ATGGAGTACATGGCACAACATCTAGTTTTTGCTAATTGTATTCCTTTAATATTGAAATTTTTTAATCAGAATATCATGTCATACATTACTGCCAAGAACAG TATTTCAGTTCTGGATTATCCATACAGCGTTGTCCATGAGCTGCCAGAGTTAACTGCTGAGAGTTTA GAAGCAGGAGACAACAATCGGTTTTGTTGGAGAAATTTATTTTCTTGCATTAATCTTCTGCGCATTTTGAACAAGTTGACAAAGTGGAAGCACTCAAGGACAATG atgCTTGTAGTTTTCAAGTCTGCTCCTATCCTTAAGAGAGCCCTAAAAGTAAAACAAGCAATGATGCAGCTGTACGTGCTGAAGTTACTTAAAGTCCAAACTAAGTACTTAGGACGGCAATGGCGGAAAAGCAATATGAAAACAATGTCTGCCATATATCAGAAAGTTCGGCATCGTCTCAATGATGACTGGGCATATGGGAATG ACCTGGATGCGCGTCCTTGGGATTTCCAAGCAGAGGAATGTGCTCTCAGAGCCAACATTGAACGCTTCAACTCGCGGCGCTATGATCGGACTCACAGAAATCCTGACTTTCTCCCTGTTGATAACTGTCTTCAGAGTGTATTGGGACAGAGAGTGGATTTGCCAGAGGACTTTCAGATGAACTATGATCTCTGGCTTGAAAGAGAAGTGTTTTCTAAACCCATATCCTGGGAGGAGCTACTCCAGTAA